Genomic window (Lycium barbarum isolate Lr01 chromosome 2, ASM1917538v2, whole genome shotgun sequence):
CAAATCAATTTCAAACTTCTCCTAAAAAACAGATATGTTATGAAGAAACACACGAACAATCAAAATTCCTTTTATATTAAAACAATAATTAATCATCACATCGGCTAATATATCTGAATGGGATACATCCTGTTAATGTGCAATGGTCAAAAGGGGGTTCTTATTCTTGGAAAGCTTTTTGTGGTATTAGAAGTGAAGTTGAATTCAATATCAAATGGATTATTGGCAATGACTTTATTGTTGTGAACCTTCTAATATGACTAATGAGCTTGAAAACATACTGACCATTTATTTTGTGCAGGGGAACATGCTAGAAAAATGTGGGACTACTTTGCAACACCATTGGTCATTGAATTCAGGAACATGAATCTAAAAATGCTATTGCTCAACTGGTGGAATATCAAAAACAAAAATCCTATTGCTGATTATATCTTGAAAACATTACCACAAATAATTTGTTGGGAATTGTGGAGTACAAGATGTAGCAACAAGTTTGATTTCGAAAAACCTTCATTCTATAGAACTAGTACTAATATCCTGAACACTGTTTTGCAGGTTACAAAGAAGGAATTTGTAAATGCAAAGCTAGGAAACAGCTGGAGCTGTCTATGCCAAGCCAGTAAAGCATCCATACAACATCATCTAGTATGTGGCCTGTCATTCTCGTTCCTTATAATCTTCCTCCTTGGAAATGTTTTAAGGACCCATTCATGATGATGTCATTGCTTATTCCTGGTCCTCAAGCACCTGGAAAGGATATTGATGTTTATTTGCGTCCTTTGATTGATGATTTGAAAGAGTTATGGAGTGATGGTGTAGAGACACTTGATGCGTCAATTGGGGAGTGCTTTAAGATGCATGCCGCTGTTTTATGGACCATAAATGACTTTCCAGCTTATGGTAGGTTCTGAAATTTCTTACTTTCACAGATTTTTAATAATCTATACTATTTATTATTAGACTACTGTAGATTTTAGCTTTTGAATTGTTTCCTGTTGCATTGCTCTTGGCCCAATTCAGTTCTTCCAACCACCCTTGTACTGGTTTTGAGATGCCTTGCCAATGTAGTATCTTTTGCTATATGAGTGCTGATATTGGACAGAGGAAGAATAAGTGCTGAATGTTTTCATCTGCTCCTTCACACAATGGACATGTAGGACTGTAGTTCCTACCCCATTTTATCAATCTATCTTTGGTGTACAATTTCCTTTGCAGAGCTAAATTTAGAATAAACAACTATTTAGGACTTCCTATGAGAAGACCAAATGCGGATTTAGGATCTAAAATTTATAGGTCGAGTTGAATATGCAACTCATATTACACAATTGGTTAGATAATAATATATTGATAGAGCTTACTTAAAGAGGAAACTTGCCTCCCTGTAAGTCTTTTTTCCGTTTTCATTTTGGAGACCAACTTTATTAGTAAGACCATGAagaacagagagagagagagaaaagttgCGCAATCATTAATTGTATTTTCTCAAGGAGAAGAACTCTTCTTCTGCTACTGAACATATATTATCTTTTTTTATGAATTAGGTAATTTATCTGGATGGAGCACTAAGGGATACATGGCATGTCCTACTTGCAATAAGGATGCACATTCACAGAGGGTAAGAAGTAAAATCTGTTACATGGGTCACCGTCGGTATCTTGAAGCTAGCCACCCATGGAGAAGAAGCAAGAAATTTGATGGGAAgacaaaaaaaagaataaaaccaAAAGAGCTCTCAGGAGATGATGTCTTGCAACAATTGGATTTACTCAGTACTTATAAACCAGGAAAACACTcaaataataagaaaaataaaCGTCTTCCTAAAGAGTTGAATTGGGTGAGGAGAAGTATTTTATTTGAATTACCATATTGGAAGAGCTTGAAGTTGCGGCATAATTTAGATGTCATGCACATAGAAAAGAACATTTGTGAGAGTATTCTGGGGACTTTATTAAATATTGATGGGAAAACTAAGGACACATATAAAGCAAGACAAGATCTTAAGGATATGAACATAAGAAAAGAACTATGGTTGCAACATGATGGTTCTAGTTGTACAATGCCAGCTGCTTGTTATAATATgtcaaaaaaagagaaaaaaaagtttTGGGCATTTGTAAAAGATGTTAAATTTCCTGATGGTTATGCTTCAAATATCTCAGGGTGTGTAAGTGAGGATGATGGTAAAATAAGTAGACTCAAAAGTCATGACTATCATGTCCTGTTACAACGAGTGCTACCTATTGCTATTCGTGGATTTGAAAATAAAAATGTCTCTTCATCATTGATTGAGTTAGGCGATTTCTTCCAACGATTATGTTGTAAGACATTGAGACGAGATGACTTAGAACAACTTGAAAGGGATATAATTGTTATATTATGTAAGCTTGAGATGATCTTTCCGCCTGCTTTTTTCGATGTTATGGTACATTTGGCTGTGCATTTACCACGAGAGGCTATGTATGGGGGACCAGTACAATATCGTTGGATGTACAAAATTGAGAGGTTCTTGTGTAAGCTTAAGCGTTATGTGCGAAACAAGGCACGACCTGAAGGTTCTATTGCAGAAGGCTATATTATTGATGAATGTTTGACATTTTGCTCTATGTATCTTACCGGCATCGAAACTAGATTTAATCATGAAGATCGAAATGATGATGGATCTAGCAAGAAAGATGAACCTGTTCTAGACATATTTTCAAAGAGTGCTAGACCATTTGGAGATGGAGATTATGATGCCATACCAAGGAAAGATCTTGATATGGCTCGGTGGTATGTGTTGAATATCTGCGAAGAAGCAGAATCTTTTCTTCAGTGAGTAATTTTTCTATTTATATAttgatatttatattttttaatactatttctaaataattttttttttttacatgcaGAGAGCATAAAGAAGAGTTGGTGAAACAAGATGTTGGGAATATAGAAGAAAAACACATAGAACAATTTCCTTTATGGTTTAAAAGGAAAGTAAGTGATTTTAAGATAATAATCATGTTGTTGTGTTTAAATTTTaatctttttcttctttattAATTGAACGCTATATTTTTTTAATCATAGATTTTGAAATTATATAATAAGGACAAGTCAATGTCTATCAAGAAATTATATCCTTTGGCAATGGAATCTGATGTGCGTGGAAGAAAACATACTGGctgtgttataaatggtgttaGGTATCTTATTCAATGACGCGATGAATTACGTAAAAGTCAGAATTGTGGTATAGTTGTTGCAGGCTATCATGAAAATGAGTTTATTGATTTTTATGGTATTATAACTGATATCATTGAGTTAGAGTATGTTGATGAGAATCGAGTTTTTCTATTTAAATGCAAGTGGTTTGATCTTCGCAAGAAAACAGGGATGCAAAAAGATAAACATTTTACGAGCATATGTGTTAAAAGATTTTGGTATGAACATGATTCTTTCGTACTAGCTACTCAAGCAAAACAAGTATTTTACATTGATGACCCAAAATTGGGGGAAAATTGGCGAATTGTGCTCAAATTTCAAGATAGACACTTATATGATGTCCCGGAGAAGGAAAATTCAGAGACAGAAAGTGATGAGTCGCATATTACAAATAATGATGTGTATCAAGACATGTCACTTGAAAGTAATTCGATTGTCAATGATACGGTGGATATGTTGAGTAAACTGCATAGAGATGATGTTGAACCGATTACCCTGGATACAAATGTAATTGAATTGGAGGCTCAAACAGAACCAGAAGTTGAAGTTGATTATATCGAAGAAGATTCTGACCAAGAGGATGACACTATGGTAGAGTACATAAGTGATAATGAGGAGAATGAAGGTAATAATAGTACTAATGACGATGAAGCTGATAGCACAGGTGATGGCGACGACATTGGCTTGTGACGACATTGGTCAGTTACCTGTTAATAGTTCTTCTGAATTTTGTATCTTGTTTAGCGCATTTCAGGGAGATGACTTTCATAAGTTATTTGCAGATTTTGTCTGATTGAATTATGTATATATTCTTATGTTTGAAAACTGTAAAAGTAGCGACCTTATATGGATTTATCCGCTATGACTCCACTTTttttatcccaaaaaaaaaaacatatcgaGCAGAAAGAAGAACCAGAGTAGTGAAAGAAATTTTTGGCTGATAAAATGAGCTTCTGGTTGCTATGTTGTTAGGAGGGTCCCTAATTTCTAACTTGGAGAATTTGAAGGTGCATCACCAAGATGCCACTCTTGACTATGTGTTATCGTTTAAATATACtatttgctacttcggagtaaaTAACTCTATATTCCCAAAGTTACTATTTTGAATTTCCTTTGTAACGTCTCTTTTTATCGTTTCGTAAATGAATCATATAATAAATGACTTGAAATATGAAGGTAAGAGTGTCTTTCTTTTGAAAATTCTTACTGAATATAACTTATATTGTTCCTGAAACGTAGGAGTTGggtttaaatattttgaatagaGAATAAAGCTTAGGAGTTGGTAATAATCAGGTTTTTATTCAAAGATCTTATTGCTTCTTTTCTTTTTGCAGCCAAGTGATGTAGATGGTGAACCTACATCACCCATGGACACAATAAGATCATCCGGTGGTAGTAATCCTAGTGACAACTATTAAAGTTCGTTGTATTTGGATTAAATCTATGAAAATGTGATTGTGTGGTTAGAATGGCTGGAGTGAATATTGGGTTTAAATTTAGTTTGTAAGGCTGATGATCGTACTTTATGATGATATTTTTGTGTTGTTAAAATATGTTGATATTTCTTATAGTTAATATGCCTTTTTGGGTTTGATTATGAGGTCTATAGGTTAATATGCCTTTTTAGATTTGAAATGAATTTGGGGAGCCATTTCTTATGCTCAAAGTGGCGAGAAATGTGATAAATTTGAATCACGTCGTGCCACGATGTTAAATGTGGCACTTGGTGGGAGGAAACCTATCGATTTCAAAATTCTTAGTCGTTTTTTGAAATTTTCTGTTTTAGAATagtttattatattattttttactAATATACCAAGTTTCATGTTATTTGGAATTAATTGGACAGGTTGAAGTTGGTTAAAATAGTGCAAAACTTATCTTGGTTAAAATAGTGCAAAAGTTTTCTTGCTTAAAACAGTGCAAAGTTCTCTGCCAGTTACTTGGAGTGCAGGCACAAAGAAGTCCCAAAGTGTTTTGTGGTTCAGAAGGTTTGCCTTATTTTGGGTCCAGGTAAGTGTTAGACCATTCACCTCTCCTATTTATTTCACTATAACTCCCAGTTCCCCAACTCCCCTACACGTTTCACGACCACCAGGTATGctcctcttctcttctctttatcTCCCTCTCCCTCGCTTTCTCTTTGCTGGCAGAATTTTGTTTTCATCATTTCTATACCTGTGGTTTCTTTGTGTGGAATTTAGATAACAAATCGTGAGAATCTGGTGCTGTTGTTTGATCGTGATGAATATATGATTGTTGAACTATAATTCCCACTTTTTGGGAGGGTAACTCTATTATCCCGTTGTCACAAAAAACTTGGTTAAAGTTATGCACATAACGAGTTCGATATATTGTCTGAAAGACGATTTCATTCGCCAATGAAGTCTAGGTAACCAGGTGAAATTAGGAGATGCGTAGAAGTGTGTTTTGGATAGTGCCGGTTGGCTTTAAAGTGTTCTGTTAAGATTTGACCAATTTATAAGGAAATGAAAATTGGGGAGAGGAAAAGTGTTACACGGAGCATTATGCTAATCTATAGCCATGAATTTTGAATTGCTGAATTGCATTCTTTTATTTGTTTTGTTGAGTTGAGCCTTTGATAAACATGATCTTCATTTTATTGTATGATCAATGAATTCTGTCTGTAAACTGAATGGTCAATCACTGTTATTCTGATGTAATATGGCAGGAGTTCTTATTTTATACTAGAATTGGGACAAGACACGTGAGGCTAGTTAAAACTGAAATTATGTGATGAAATGTTGGGCCTCAATCATCCACATTGTTGACCATATTGATCTTGATGTGAGTAAATGTAGTTGGTTAATTATTGAGCTTTGTTTGCACCTGGAATCCTTCTTTTTGAGCAAATATTTTTGGTGTGCAGGCTTGTAGTGTTCTCCTCAAGCCACTTTATGAAACGTCCAAGAGCCTTGCTCAGAAAATGATAATGGCTGTAAGAAATTTCTTATGTTTGTGCCTCAACAACTGGCTATTTTAATAAGTCAACTTACCTTAAGATATCTGTGCAGGCCTTCCGATACATAAGGCAGATAGCCCAAGAAGCCAATAGAGAAATCCAATATGCTGGAGGTCGGCAACCTGCTGTGTTGAGGGCATTTAGTCAGAGATTATGCAGGTAAAAACTCAGATGATTGTCATGTACTACTGTGCTAAGAGTCGGAATCTCGCTTTTGGCTTTGATGTTCTTATATTATTTTTAGCCTACAAGTCATGTGATTAGCTTGCTACTGGAAATCTTTCATTCTCAATATTTACTGCAGGGGATTCAATAATGCGGTTAGTGGATTTATTGATGATGGTTGGACAACTATGGGTAGTGATGGTGTGGAGGATGTAACAAGTGCTGTAAACTCATCGCCAAGTAAATTCCTTGATGCACAATAGAAGATCACCAAAAGATTCATTCCACTGGAGCTGAAATCAGTTAAGTGAAGTCTATCTATTACGTTTCCTACAACTTCAATGTGTAATAAATTTTGGCCGTAGGAGAAACCTACGAATGCAGAAACTTCTAGCTTTTAATCACAGCTTTTTCTGCCTTTCATCTTTTAGAGAATTTAAGATTATTTTGGTGCTTTAAAAAGTTAATAAGCACCTAGCATCTGAAAACTGCCATAAATATCTAGACTAGATTATCACATGAAAACCAGGGCCGCTTGAAGATTGCAGACTTTTGGTGGTCTGTACAATCAAGAAGCAACAGACATACAATGTGCGGAACTCTGGACTATCTAGCACCAGAAATGGTGGAGAACAAACCTCATGATTATGCAGTTGGCAATTGGACTCTAGGGATCCTCTACTACGAGTTTTTATACAGTACAAGCAACCATCGATCTTTGCTCTGGTATCTGGTGTTAAGAATTCACTGATGCTACTAATCCAAATTCGTGTAGGTTAGGCCCACGTAGGGGGTAGAGCTCTTCCTACCGATATGTTCTCACTTCCTAGGGGTCGAACCCCAAACCACTAGGCGACAGTAAAGGTATTCCAACCATCACACCATATCCCTTGAATGGGTTACAAAGGAAATAAACTGATTAGAAGCCTAGGGTGCTGAATAAGTAGGATGACGCATCCTAACCTCTACTCCCCGGAAGGTTTTTGCTGTTTTCCGCTAAAGAATTATTTGAAGAATTAGCGCATGATTTATTGTTTTTTACTCACGTATATAGGTGTGTGCTAGTGTATATATCATGAAGTATGTAGTAGGTTTCCAAATTAGTTCTCTCTTTTCAGAAAGTTAATTATGCACATGTTTTGAATGGAAAGGACCGTTCAAATCTTGTTGTTTCGCCCTTTTTTTATACTTAAAAGAAAGCAGACAACAATTGCTTTTGGTTAACATGTTTGAAACTCTTGGAGCATAATGTGTTTATGATACTAACTCTGACTTATAACTTGTCATTTCTTGTTGTAGATGCTTATGAGCACCACATGCTAAAGAATCACCTACAAAAGTATACCCAACGATCATCCCTAGATTTTCCTGTTTATCAGACTTTTAATTTAGGCTCACCCAACGATCATCCCTAGATTTTTCCTATTTATCAGACTTTCAATTTAGGCTCTCCGCATGCACCCCTCTTTAGATCAAGTGTTTTCGTTGATGGGCGTTGGTATACCTCTCCTGGCACATTTTCACATCTAAAGACTGCAGAGAAAGAAGCTGCGAGAGTTGCCTTGATTAGCATGAAAGAGAAGATGAAACGTGACAGATGACCTCTCATTCCTGAGGTATGTTGTATTATCGCAAAATAATATATTTATAACGTTTAGTTTTATAAGAGTCTAAATGACTTATATCTTTGTAGCGAGGTGTTTTCTCACTCCTGGTTCATCGTTTGTATATTTCTCAAAATCTAAATCTTAGGCTCCAAAGATCAGTTAATCAAAGTCTGTTTCTCTCTTTTCTCATATTACTAATACTGTTTTTACCTGGTGTACTTTGTCTAGGATATTGTGTTTTGCAAGTCCATCATGAAGAGTGGTTAGTTAAAACACATACAGtgcatatagaaaataatactgGTGTATATAGGTCAAAGAGTTACGTTTTAAAACACTTGCAAAATTTCTGGTTGCACGCCTTCTTTCTGATTGTTTCCTTTCTCTTTGCAGCTTCTTGTGaaggactcttcaaaaatgcttCCTCTTCAAAAGATCATGGATCACCCTTGGATAATTATGAATGTCACATGACACAATAATCTGAGTCGCTTCGCCAATTTTCATCGTTTAGTTAAAGCGCCCTATCTAGTGAAACTGTGAAAGTAACTGATGACATAATGTTTGTTTTTCACCTGCTGGTGTTTCAACTCTTTTTGCTATTACATATGATATGTAAATGTAATCATCTTGGTTTCAATAATTTGTATCGGATGGAGTGTGAAGCTATGTTGGTGGACATTGATATAGTTTCCTAGAAATAGttgtatatgatttacatatgacTTTACTGGATTTTCTATTAACTTCGAAATTAGTTTCTTACCTTATTCTCATAGTTTACTACTGTTACTGTTTATGATGCAGGATTCTCCCAGTGCAGCTCGGAATTTGGATTTAGATTCAACTCTTGAGGCTAGAACTAGTGGGACACGACCCGCTGGTGAAGTTGAAGGAAGCAATTACAATCATCATTCAATCTTGACGCATTCTAGTTTGCTTTTGAGAATCACTATCGAGAAAATGTATTCCACTGCCAAGATATCCAAGTGACCTGCACAAGTTATTCTAGATTTACGAAGGAAGCAGTAATATGCATCCTATAGAGATCGCTAGATTTATACTCTTTACTGGGAAGTTTGACAGAGGATAAGCACTAACGAAAGTGTCTGTTCACCTTATTGTAGCCCTAAAAGTAGACTAGaacttgaaatggaagtatttgGTAGGCCTGGTAGATTTTCTTGGTTTCGTATTACAAGATTGAATTGGACAATGGGGATTATTTCATGTCATTGATTGGGATTATCATTAAACTTACCTCTCAAAATAAGTTATCTTTGCAGTTAATTATAGAATTTTATTTTTCTGCAAAGCACAACTACTTTCTTTTTGTAATGAACTTCGTCATTAATAAAATTCGCTGCTAAGCTCACTGCGCAGTTGTATATTAGTTCAGAAAATAACCATGTATAGGCATTTTATCTCTTTTATTATATAATATGGTCTATGTCGCTTATCAGTAGTATAGTCTAGTATTTCAAAGAAAATTATGCTTGTGTGGTGTATAATTGTTGATGGAGAaaattctaatttttattttgtttaaatcGAGATGTATTTGAATCTTTCAATTTGTAACAACATATTTTTTGTAGCCAATAATTGCACTATTCAACTACGAAATTTAAGTTGTCACCatttgaaaattatatttttttgtgACAATTTCGTTGTGATTAAACTATAGGTTGAGTAGAGATAAATAATACAATTGTtactaattgttcgaactattagtgacaaaaattaaaggcacaattaaatataaaattctGCAGCTAAAGTTTGGAATGATTAACTACAAATTCTAATTTGTCCCTCATGTATCAACATAGTTTTTGCGACAAAGTTTTCGTCTCCAAATTTTAGTGGTATATTAGTTAAAAATATGTGTATAGGCATTTTATCTCTTTTATTATGTAATATGGTTATGTCGCTTGTCACTAGTATCGTCTAGTATTTCAAAGAAAATTATGCCTGTGGGGTATATGTATTTGCGGATAAAActctaatttttattttgtttagatCGAGATGTGTTTGAATCTTTTTCTTTATAACTACAATTTTTTTGTAGCCAATAATTTCACTATTCAACTACGAAATTTAAGTCGTAGCcatttaaaatttatattttttgtgaCAAAATTGCATTGTGACTAAATTGTAAGTTGAACAGAGACAAATAATACATTTGTcactaattgttcgaactattagtgacaaaaattaaagtcacaattaaatataaaattatGTGGCTAAAGTTTACAATGGTTAACTACAAATTTTAATTTGTCACTAATGTATCAACATAATTTTTGCGACAAAAGTTTTTCGTCTAAAAAATTTAACTTATTTTAGGATGAAATTAGTTTGTCACAAATTGGGTAcatcattaatgacaaaataatGTGTCACTAATAACTTTAAATTCGTGGCTAATAGTACTCAATAAATGGCGCCAACGCCTTTTTTTGGAGGGAAACTTTAGGGGACAAAACTTTGCTACGAATTTTTGTGTTTCGTCACTAAAAATATATGCCTCATGCATTTAAGGACGAAATGGAACTTTTGTCACAAAAAGTGAACATTTAGTGACGAATTTTGCACCGTAGCTAGTATTTTCGTAGCTAAATATCATATTTCTTGTAGTgacctcaacttattttttttagcttataagttgtttccagcttataagctgctttttttaagctcatccaaaTAGCCTCTATGTTATTACGTCGAAATAGCTTCTTACAGATATATAGGGTAAGACTGCGTATAATAGACCCTTATGGTCCGGTCTTTCACCGGACCCCTGACATAGCGGGAGCATAATACACCAGGCTGCCCTTTTATTGTTTTAATCGGAATAGCGTAACTAACACTTGTAATTATTCTGTTTAGACATTAATTTCGCCCCTGTAATAGTACGTGGTTTCATATTGACATATGAACTCGATCTAAATTAGTCTATCAAATGCATCTGACCGTTAACCGAAACATACGAAACCTAGTTTTTGGGTAAGTTGGACGAAATGCGTAAGAGGCGTGTATAAAGCTAGTGAATTTGATGATTTTGATGTAATTAAATTAAAatgttaaaaagaaaagaaaaaaaaaagattaaagctagaaaaaataaatttcaaattcCCCTCATCTCCCATCGGGCCCCTCTCCCTATGTTCTTCTTCCCGGTTTCTCCCCTCCTTCTGGCCCTTTTCTCTTTTTGACTACCTTTTCTCTCTCAGGAAAAAATGAAGATTTCCCCTCCTCTCTGCTTACTATTGTCACCCAAGGTTGAATGTCATGCATCAAAGATAAGATAAAAATAACATAAGTTAGTATTGTTATTCAAGAGGGTCATATATTCTAAGGGATTGGAAAAATGCTCAAATATATATGTCACAAAACTTAACGAAATAGCTCACATATGTCACTAGTAAAAAGTGGTGACAGGGTTGGGGTTGATAAGTAATGAAGGATTTAGATTATGTCACGTGATAAAATTTGATAGTCAGGGCTCCGTTAGTAGTTAGTGGTACAAATGAACCAAATGTGAAACGGGGATGATATTTTTATACACAACTATTAATGAGTGGCATCGATAGGCCATTCCTGAGACTTCGATGAAATATTTGAGTTTTTTCCCTTTTATCATTAATCAAATTGAAAGGAGTACCATTTCCCAATTAtggatttttttttctcaaatgtACTAATTAACTTGGACTAATTCCCAGCAGAGTACGATAGTTGCACTCGGGATTAGTGGGATAATCCGTACGTCTTTCAGGATCGACGGGTGAATTTTGGGAGCTTTCTTTTTGGTTTCGTGCATTATTGCTTAGTACTGTTCTATGTTTATATTGAATATAAATCTATTATACTATATTTCTTCACtatatgaaaggcaagtaagctAGACATGATATTTCTAGAGAAAAAGAAGGCTTTTCAGTGACATGTTCTGTGCCTAAAGTCACGTGGAAAAATACACTTTCAAAGTTTCTTCTTATCCTAAAGTTATAAACATATGTGTTTACTTCAGACAAGTGAAATGATTTCAGCTTAGAAGGTGTCAATAAATAATGCAAGCTATTTTCAACTGCTGTTTCGTCAGATATATTAGACAGCAGTACCGGCCAATGCTTCCTCAAAACTGTCCTTTAATATAATTTAGCACGTTGCATTTCATGGCAGTCCTTGTCATATAATGGCTTTTATGTGCTTAATTTATGCTATTTATACTATGAGGATAATGTTTAGGGACCAAATCTCTTTTAACA
Coding sequences:
- the LOC132622463 gene encoding homeobox-leucine zipper protein ATHB-14-like, which codes for MKCWASIIHIVDHIDLDACSVLLKPLYETSKSLAQKMIMAAFRYIRQIAQEANREIQYAGGRQPAVLRAFSQRLCRGFNNAVSGFIDDGWTTMGSDGVEDVTSAVNSSPSKFLDAQ
- the LOC132622453 gene encoding uncharacterized protein LOC132622453; this encodes MWPVILVPYNLPPWKCFKDPFMMMSLLIPGPQAPGKDIDVYLRPLIDDLKELWSDGVETLDASIGECFKMHAAVLWTINDFPAYGNLSGWSTKGYMACPTCNKDAHSQRVRSKICYMGHRRYLEASHPWRRSKKFDGKTKKRIKPKELSGDDVLQQLDLLSTYKPGKHSNNKKNKRLPKELNWVRRSILFELPYWKSLKLRHNLDVMHIEKNICESILGTLLNIDGKTKDTYKARQDLKDMNIRKELWLQHDGSSCTMPAACYNMSKKEKKKFWAFVKDVKFPDGYASNISGCVSEDDGKISRLKSHDYHVLLQRVLPIAIRGFENKNVSSSLIELGDFFQRLCCKTLRRDDLEQLERDIIVILCKLEMIFPPAFFDVMVHLAVHLPREAMYGGPVQYRWMYKIERFLCKLKRYVRNKARPEGSIAEGYIIDECLTFCSMYLTGIETRFNHEDRNDDGSSKKDEPVLDIFSKSARPFGDGDYDAIPRKDLDMARWYVLNICEEAESFLQ